The following proteins come from a genomic window of Manduca sexta isolate Smith_Timp_Sample1 chromosome 2, JHU_Msex_v1.0, whole genome shotgun sequence:
- the LOC119188784 gene encoding uncharacterized protein LOC119188784: MAEQDVQTQLFVPDMIRFSGEDPAYTSSKWAQDLDDNAEIFGWTPQQRLVIARRSLTGTAELWLKTERVHKTYDELKTAILKEFPDATNIKEMHELMAARKKRKEESFYQYMLIMKEMGKRAKFPDYIAIQYIIDGIVDLEVNKSILYGAATYPAFKEKLTIYEMIKKKSAKHVERPAVKQAEITSRYHCYNCGGKNHVASACGNGLKCFKCNQFGHISTKCTATEANIGASGNVTSAKQQHVASGSTYQQRPSLKQRGDVSQSKPSKHVGMVEALTNQNDGVIGHDLYEENVSGAVMQVVNNKQSRQILSNNALKAVKLGDFIVDALVDTGSDVNLMSEDLCEELKVQCVDDETLLSGLGLAKVKSCGKVFVNISVDGHCYSNIIFHVISKESMPYRLIIGQEFLKNIVMVVREGAVLLLTQDDEWLARVNCCMSVCEVTGHISNVNIKTEVTRLIEEYRPNQIKEAPIQMKIVLKDDIPVAQRPRRLSIGEQKIVEELVEEWLHKGIIREIYKRLCKNSQTSDEFNEKGVPFIFEDEQRYAFNILKQMLTSEPVLKIYNPNLPTELHTDASSCALAAILLQLHPEGELHPVHYMSRKTTEAESRYSSYELEALAIVEALLTGTKMRCKEDIQVMELLQQEIIESYDESRESLRQEAKQQIQKMQDENKKAYDKKRKPSSSYELDDLVAIKRTQFGPGQKVKPKFLGPYRVVKVKRNDRYDVEKLYDTTEGPNKTSSSADLMKKWPGIV, encoded by the exons ATGGCGGAACAAGACGTGCAAACCCAATTATTCGTGCCGGATATGATAAGATTCAGCGGCGAAGATCCCGCGTATACATCGTCTAAGTGGGCGCAAGATCTAGACGATAATGCCGAAATCTTCGGGTGGACGCCGCAACAGCGTCTTGTAATTGCCCGGAGATCATTAACGGGAACTGCTGAGCTATGGCTGAAAACTGAAAGAGTGCACAAGACCTATGATGAGTTGAAGACGGCCATCCTAAAGGAATTTCCAGACGCAACCAATATAAAGGAGATGCACGAGCTTATGGCAGCTCGGAAAAAGCGAAAAGAAGAGTCCTTTTATCAATACATGTTAATTATGAAGGAGATGGGTAAGAGGGCGAAATTCCCAGACTATATAGCCATTCAGTACATCATTGATGGAATCGTGGATTTGGAAGTTAATAAGAGCATATTATATGGTGCGGCAACGTACCCGGCGTTTAAAGAGAAATTGACGATATATGAAATGATTAAGAAGAAATCAGCCAAGCATGTAGAACGACCTGCGGTGAAGCAAGCCGAGATTACTTCGCGTTACCACTGCTATAATTGTGGCGGGAAAAATCATGTAGCAAGCGCATGCGGAAATGgtctaaaatgttttaaatgcaaCCAATTCGGCCATATTTCAACCAAATGCACGGCGACAGAGGCAAACATTGGCGCTAGTGGCAACGTCACGTCGGCAAAACAGCAGCATGTGGCAAGTGGATCGACGTATCAACAACGACCGTCGCTAAAGCAGCGCGGTGACGTTAGCCAATCAAAACCCAGTAAACATGTTGGCATGGTCGAAGCGTTGACCAATCAAAACGACGGAGTGATCGGCCATGATTTATATGAAGAAAACGTCAGCGGAGCTGTCATGCAAgttgtaaacaataaacaaagtcGGCAAATACTAAGTAACAACGCGTTAAAGGCAGTCAAACTAGGAGATTTCATTGTGGATGCGTTGGTGGATACCGGCAGCGACGTAAATCTGATGTCTGAAGACTTATGTGAAGAGTTAAAAGTGCAATGCGTAGATGATGAGACTTTATTGTCTGGACTCGGTCTCGCGAAAGTGAAATCGTGCGGAAAAGTTTTCGTCAATATAAGTGTAGATGGacattgttattcaaatattatatttcatgtaatATCTAAAGAATCAATGCCGTATAGGTTAATAATTGGCCAAGAGTTtcttaaaaacattgttatggTAGTACGTGAAGGTGCTGTGCTATTATTGACACAAGATGATGAATGGTTGGCGAGGGTGAACTGTTGTATGAGTGTTTGTGAAGTTACAGGTCACATTTCCAACGTCAATATAAAGACGGAGGTCACGCGTTTAATAGAAGAATACAGGCCCAACCAAATCAAGGAAGCCCCTATCCAGATGAAAATAGTATTGAAGGATGATATTCCGGTGGCTCAGCGACCCCGAAGGTTATCAATAGGGGAGCAAAAAATAGTAGAGGAATTGGTAGAAGAGTGGCTTCATAAAGGAATAATTCGG gaaatatataaaagattatGCAAAAATAGCCAGACCTCTGACGAATTTAATGAAAAAGGAGTTCCCTTTATATTTGAGGATGAGCAAAGGTATgctttcaatatattaaaacaaatgctCACCAGTGAACCAGTGTTAAAGATTTATAACCCTAACCTACCAACCGAGTTGCACACTGATGCCTCAAGTTGTGCGTTGGCAGCTATATTGTTGCAATTGCATCCAGAAGGTGAACTTCATCCGGTTCATTACATGAGTCGCAAGACCACTGAAGCTGAAAGCAGATACTCTAGTTATGAGTTAGAAGCACTTGCCATTGTTGAAGCA TTGCTAACTGGAACAAAGATGAGATGTAAAGAAGACATTCAAGTGATGGAACTATTACAACAAGAAATTATTGAGAGTTATGATGAAAGTAGAGAAAGCTTAAGGCAAGAAGCCAAGCAGCAGATCCAAAAAATGCAGGATGAGAATAAAAAAGCATATGATAAGAAGAGAAAACCCAGTTCATCTTATGAGCTAGATGACTTAGTGGCTATTAAGAGAACGCAATTCGGACCAGGGCAGAAAGTTAAGCCTAAGTTTTTGGGGCCATACAGGGTTGTCAAAGTAAAAAGAAACGACAGGTATGATGTTGAAAAGCTGTATGACACAACAGAAGGACCAAACAAGACTTCTAGTTCTGCTGACCTGATGAAAAAATGGCCAGGTATTGTATGA